The genomic region TCGATGACGAATTGTACTTCCACGATTTGAATTTGATGGAAATGATAGAAACGTACGGTACGCCGCTACGTTTTACTTATCTCCCGATTATTAGCAAAAAGATACAACAGGCCAAGATATTGTTTCAAACAGCGATGTTGAAATACAACTATCGCGGTACCTATAAGTATTGTTATTGCACCAAGTCATCCCACTTCAAACATATTGTTGAAGAAGCCCTAAAAAACGATATTCACTTAGAAACATCGTCGGCCTTCGACATGCCTATGATTGACGCTTTGGAGCGACAAGGTAAAGTAACCAAGGACATTACAGTAATCTGTAACGGCTTTAAAACATTCCAATACAAGCAATATATCGTCGATATGTTACATGATGGATTCCACAATATTATCCCCGTTTTGGATAATAAAGAAGAGTTCAATATGTACGATGATGAGATCGAATTATCCGAGCCTTGTAACTTAGGAATTCGTATCGCTGCAGAGGAACAACCTGACTCGCAATTCTATACTTCCCGTTTAGGAATCCGTATGGAAGACGTCATTGATTTCTACAACAGCAAGATCTCTGAAAACCCGAATTTTAGAGTGAAATTACTTCACTTCTTCATCAATTCAGGTATCTCGGACACACCATATTACTGGAATGAGCTTGAAAAGTATGTTACATTGTACTGTAAATTCAAAAAAATCAATCCAGAATTAGACACCTTAGATATTGGTGGCGGTATGCCTTTTAAAGACTCGCTAGTACACGACTTCGATTACGAGTACATGGTGAATGAAATCGTGAACCGTATCAAGCAAATCTGTGCACACCACGAAGTCGTAGAACCAGATATCATTACCGAGTTTGGTAAATATACCGTGGCTGAAGCTTCTGGAATCTTGTATAAAGTACTTGGCCGTAAACAACAGAACGACCGTGAAAAATGGTTAATGCTAGACGGTTCTTTCATCACGAACCTTCCAGACGTTTGGGCATTGAATCAGAAATATATCCTGTTGCCAATAAACAATTGGGATTCGGAATACGAGCGCGTGAACCTTGGTGGTATTACCTGCGATGGTCAAGACTATTACAACCAGGAAGCTCACATGAACTCAGTATTTATGCCGAAAACAAGAAAAGTGCAATACCTAGGATTCTTCCACACCGGAGCCTACCAAGAAGTATTGAGCGGATACGGCGGTATTCACCACTGTCTGCTTCCTTCACCTAAACACGTTTTAGTACGCAGAAATCGCGACGAAACATTTAACTATGAAGTATTTGGCGAGGAACAAAACTCGAAACAAGTCATGAAGTTATTAGGATATCAATAAGGTCTTAGACATAAGACATTAGATTTTAGACATAAGACTTTAGATATAAGACTTTAGATTTTAGATATAAGACCTGCAGAAATGCAGGTCTTTTGTTTTGTACAAGGAAAGGAATTTTGTCTTGAACCAGGAAAGGAAGGATGAAAGGATTGGCAGGATCGTGTAGAAAAACTAAATACTATGACGATGAGATGGTTCCTATTTCTCCTTAAATCCTTCCTTTCCTGGTTCAAGACAAAAGAGTCTAATATCTCACATCTAATATCTACAGTCTAGACAGCCCTAGGTCTAAATACTAAATACTAACTACTACTCACTCCCCTTTCAAACCCAATGTAAACCCAATACAAACCCCTTTCATAACCCTTCTGAAAGGGTTATGAAAGGGGTTTGATTAGACTGATAAAAGCTTGTATTCAGAACGAGACCGGAACAATCTGAGATACGTCTGATTTGATATCCTGGGGCAGCATATTGTATATCTCCATCTTAACATGCACCTCTTCTTTTTCTTTATCCGTTATCGAAGAAAAAAACAAGATATTGATCAAGCTTCCTCCCAACCACCGACCTTCCCGTTCCAGGTAAGTTCGATACTTTCCGTCCAATCTTTTGAAAGACTCGCGGATAATGGATGACTCCTCATGACTCATAAAATGCATCGGATTATTGCTGTTTGTTTACGCAAATATAAATAGTGTATATTAACGGTATATTAAATATGGAGCGCGCTAATTTCCTTAAAATTAAAACCGGCGACCTATATCAGAGGGAGGCATTTTCTCAGTTGAAAGTAAAATGTTGGTGCTTATTTTATATATCAAAAAAAGAAAGCTTACAATATCCTATCTTGCGCGGCATTAATATGAAAAAGATACTTAAATACATGCTGTACATACTTTTAACCCTTGTTATTGTGGTTGTTTTACTGATCTTTCTACTGGGCAGATCAGACAATATCGGCGCATTAGCCTCCGGCGAGCGTCTGCAACGCATGGAATCGCTAAAGACCTTTAAAGAAGGGGTATTCGATAATATCGAATTTACCCCTGCAATCAAAGAGGGCGTATCGCAAATGACTATGCTTCGCAAATTCTTCTTTGCCAAAGACAAGCGCAATGTTCCTTCGACTCCTTTGCCGGTTATTCAAACCGATTTGAAAAATATCCCATTAGACCAGGATGTGTATGTTTGGTTTGGGCATTCCTCCTACTTCCTTCAGATCGACGGAAAACGTATCCTCGTAGACCCCGTTTTTAGCAAACATGCATCCCCGGTACCGTTTGGTGTAAAAGCATTTGACATGACGTACACCTATACAATCGAGCATATGCCGGATGTAGATGTGTTGGTGATCACTCATGATCACTTTGACCATTTAGATTATGCGACATTGAAGAAATATCAAGGCAGAGCCAAGGAGATCATCACAAGTATTGGCGTTGGAGCGCACCTGGAAAAATGGGGATATCCGACCGAAAAAATACACGAGCTTTATTGGGGGGAATCCGAAACAATAGACTCACTCACTTTTACCGCCAATGTTGCCCGACACTTCTCGGGGAGATGGTTCAAACGCAATACCAGCTTATGGTCTTCCTTCGTGTTGAAAACATCAAAATACAATATCTTTATTGGCGGAGATAGCGGTTATGGGAAACATTTTAAGGAGATTGGTGATCAGTATGGTCCCTTTGATTTTACGATTATTGAAAACGGGCAATACAATGATATGTGGCACTATATCCACCTCATGCCGGAAGAAGCGGTAACTGCAGCGAAAGAATTGCAAACAAAAACTTTAATCCCTGTTCATAATTCTAAATTCCCGCTGGCTAATCATGCTTGGGACGAGCCTATGATCAGAATATCGGCAGAGGCAAAGAAACAGAATCAAGAATTGATCACCCCACAGATGGGACAAGTGATCTACCTCGATAAACCCAATGAAACTCGTCCTTGGTGGGAAGAGGTGAAGTAGCAAATAGACATAAAAAGAGCAGCCAGGAAGGGCTGCTCTTTTTATGTTTTCGATATGTTAATCAAGCGTTCTGTATACTTACTTATAGATAAGGAAAGACCGCGATAAACTCGTTTTCTATTTTTTCTCCAACAACATGCCGTGGTCGAATTTCAACTTACTGGTATCCAAGAAACGAAAACCACCGTCACGCTCTTCGACCTCACCATAACCTTCCAATAAGCCCTCCTTCGTCACATTAAAAATCATGTCGCGAACTGAGCCTACGCCTTCAGACATAAAGTAGTATTCTCCAATCAATTGTCCGCCTTTCACATGCCCTTTGAAATCGCCCACATTGCGATCTTTCTCGCCCAATGCATACAGCAATTTGCCAAATACAGAGTCTTGTTGTGCGTTAAGTTCTAATCGAATCGTATCACCCTTACCGATATATTCATAGGTTCCCGGAAGTGTGTCATTATCCACCTCTTTTACTGTGGCTGTATTATTATTTTGTGTTTGATTTCCCGAATTACAAGCTTGTACGGCTAACAACAACAAAGACAAGGAAAGACAAGCTTTGAATTTTCTTTTCATAAAATTTCTTTTAATATTAATAACGGTGACAGTGTACGTAATGTTACCGTCAAAACTAATCAATTAAAATGTTTGTAAGCCATTAGCTATGTTAATTTGTTGTAACTTTATGCTATGAACATGCTAAAAACACCATTTAATACCCCTCACGATACAGCTCCGTTTTCTTCCATTAATCAAGCAGATTTTATACCTGCTTTCGATGAGGCTATTGCCGAAACGAGAGAAGAAATCGATCGCTTGGTATCGAATACTGAACCGGCAAGCTTCGAAAACACGATCGCTGCATTAGCATTCTCCGGAATGCGCTTGGATCGTATTTCCAATATATTTTTCAATTTACACTCCGCGGAGACCAACGATGAACTAGACAAGATTGCGCAGGATGTCGCTCCGAAGCTATCTAAGCTTAGCAACGATATCACTTTGAACGTCGACCTGTTCAATCGAATAAAGGCCGTCTACGAGCAGAAGGATAGTCTGAATCTAAATACAGAGCAACTGATGCTGCTGGAGAAGAACTATAAAGATTTTGTTCGCAACGGTGCATTATTAGCTGAAGATAAAAAACAGCAATTGCGAGATATTGATGCCGAGCTATCTGTATTGAAGTTAAAATTCGGCGAACATGTTTTGGCCGACACCAATGCCTATCAAATGCACTTGTTGGATCCAGCGGAACTTGCTGGCTTACCTGAAGGTGCTATTGAGGCAGCGCAGGAATTGGCGAAAGAGCAAGGAATAGAAGGTTGGATCATCACCCTGGATTACCCGAGCTACATTCCATTTATGACCTATGCCGAGAATAGAGCAAGACGCGAAGAACTCGCCATCGCAGCCGGCAAGAAGGCCTTCCAAGACAACGAGAATAATAACGAGGCTATCGTCTTGAGGATTGTAAACCTAAGACACCAGCGAGCCAATTTATTGGGCTACCCTAGCCACGCGCATTTTGTGTTGGAAGAGCGCATGGCGAAAGACCCTGAAACTGTCAAAGCATTCCTAAATGATCTTTTGGCAAAAGGAAAACCTGCCGCAGAAAAAGAATTTGCGGAACTCTCAGCATTTGCCAAAGAGATCGATGGATTGGAGCAATTGCAGAAATGGGACGGTGCATATTATAGCGAGAAATTAAAGCAGCTGAAGTTTAATTTAGATGATGAAAAGCTCAAGCCTTATTTCAAATTAGAAAATGTGATGCAGGGAGCCTTTGATATTGCAAATAAGCTTTACGGCATCAACTTTAAAGAGGTTGGCACGATAGATAAATATCATCGCGATGTACAGACTTTTGAGGTTAGAGATAACAACGGTGGATTAGTCGCTATATTCTATGCAGATTTCTTCCCTAGAAAAGGAAAACGCAACGGCGCATGGATGACTTCTTTCAAGCCGCAGTATATCAAAGATGGAGAAAACGAAAGACCACATGTGTCGATCGTATGCAACTTCACCAAACCTACGGCTACCAAACCATCGTTATTAACGTTCAACGAGGTGACTACATTGTTTCATGAGTTTGGACATGCCCTGCACGGCATGCTTGCAAATACCACCTATCCTACCCTATCCGGAACTTCCGTCTATTGGGATTTCGTCGAGTTGCCAAGTCAGGTGATGGAAAACTGGTGCTATGAAGAAGAAGCATTGGCACTTTTTGCTAAACACTATGAAAGTGGCGCTTCCCTTCCGATGGAATACGTAGAGAAAATCAAAGAAAGCGCAGCATTCTTGGAAGGCTTAGCAACGGTAAGACAATTGAGCTTCGGGCTATTGGATATGGCTTGGCATGGTCAGGATCCCAGCGGCATCCAAAAGGTAAAAGATTTTGAGCTTGCTGCTTTTGCCGATACAACGATCTATCCAGACGTACCAGACAATGCGATGAGCCCATCCTTCTCCCATATTTTTAATGGTGGATATTCATCCGGATATTATAGCTATAAATGGGCAGAGGTATTAGACGCCGATGCTTTCGAATATTTCAAAGAAGAGGGAATCTTCAATCAGGAAGTTGCGAATAAATTTAAAGATAATATTTTATCTAAGGGCGGAACAGTTCATCCGATGGAATTGTACAAAGCATTCCGAGGTAAAGAACCATCCGTAGATCCTTTATTGAAACGCGCTGGATTAATCGCTTAAGATGGCTACCGTTCGAATAAAAAACATGGTTTGTCCGCGTTGCGAAATGGCCGTCGAACAAATATTGCAAAGGCTAAACCTGCCCTATCAAGAGGTGCGTATCGGCGAGATACATACATCGCGCGATTATCAGGAAGCAGAACTAAATCAGCTCGACGGTGAACTGCAAGCTATTGGATTTGAAATCTTAAAGGACAGGAAAGAGCAACTGGTTGAAGATATAAAAATAGCCCTCTTAACCTTGGTAAATAGCGAAGAAGCCAATGTAATCAAGACCTCACAGTTCTTGATGGATCGTTTCCATATGGACTACGCTTATCTCAGCAATACCTTTTCCGAAATACAAGGCGAGAGTATTGAAAAATATTTGATCCATCTTAGGATTGAGAAAGTGAAAGAGCTTTTGCATTATGATCTGCCGTTATCAGAGATTGCTTTCAAGCTTCAATACAGTAGCGTAGCGCATTTGAGCACACAATTCAAAAAGATTACGGGCAAAACGCCATCAGAATTTAAGAGGTTATTGGAGGAAAGACATAGAAGTTAAACAAGACATGATATATACTTCTTCCGAACTTCCGATAAGATACCAAAAGGGATAATAATTCTCGAAAGGTCTTGACAAAAGACATTTTCAGAAAAAAGACGCCTAAAAAGAGAAAGGCAGGATTGGTTTCAATTCTGCCTTTCTTATGTCTAATGTCTGATATCTAATATCTAAATTCCAGACTTATTTCAAGTTATCACGATAAACTTTCGCTTTTTTAACTTCCGTTTGGATATCCTTACGAGAAGCGTCATAGCTCAATACTTTTTCGTAATCTGTCACTGCTTTGTTGTATGCATCTGTAGCAGTAGCTTTGTTGTAATTCGCTGACGATTTAGTACCTGTTAAAATTCCTAAGTCACGGTAAGCGATCGCACGGTTTTGATATAATTTCGCATCATTTGCATTGATCGCGATTGCTTTTGTATAGTCAGCAATAGCAGATTTCAATAATGCTTCGCGCTCCGACTCTTTCAATTTTAACTCGCGGTTTACAGCGATGTTGTTGTTCGCTTTTGCTTTGTAGTAATAAGCATGTACATTTTTAGCGTCTAAACCGATTACTTTATTGAAAGAACCGATAGATTTCTTGTAGTCGCCGTTTTGGAACTGCGAATAACCCAATAAATACACTACATCAGGATCTGTTCCGGAAGTTGGAAGTGCTTTTTCAAATTGCGCTGCAGCAGTTTTAAAATCTCCATCCAATAGTGCTTTCTCCCCCGCACGAACATTTGGGTCACTATGTTGCTTCTCCTGTGCTTGTACAGCTACTGTACTAAGTGCTAATGCTACTGTGGCTAATCCAATTTTTAAAGACTTCATCTGTGTATTGATTTTATTAATATTCATTTCTAATTGTTTTTCGTTGAGTGTAAGAACAGTCTACTACTGCATAGAGTAAAAATCTGTTAAATAGTTTAAGGCTACAATCAATAGTTATAAACATTTCCACATTTTACCATAATTGACTTACCTTTGCGTAAATAACGCGCTGTCAATGAACGGCCATAACTGACGATTTAACAGTAATTACCCTTCATTAGCATAAATAATACCAAAAATTTAGCCTTGGCACTGCTGTTGCATTATAGTGATACAACTATAATAAGATATTTATCGCCGAATCGTCTGACAAGATGTCGGCAAAACGATATATGAACATATGAGTAAATTCAACGCATTCAACTTTGACCAAACATTACCCATCATTAACGAGGAAACGGAATTCTTCCCGCTGTTAACTCAACAGGATGAGGAGGAAATGCGCAATGCCGAAATACCCGAGGTATTGCCAATTCTGCCCCTGCGCAACACCGTATTGTTTCCGGGCGTTGTGATCCCTATCACGGTGGGTAGAGATAAATCGATCAAGTTGATCAAAGATGCCTATAAAGGAGATCGCGCCATTGGTGTTGTCTCTCAAAAAGATATGATTGTGGAAGACCCGACCTTTGAGCAGTTGCACAAAGTCGGCACAGTCGCACATATCATCAAAATTCTCCAAATGCCTGATGGTAATACAACAGTTATTATCCAAGGCAAACAACGCTTCCGTTTACTAGAACTGGTGCAGTCTGAACCGTATATGACGGCCAAGGTGGAGAAGTTTCCGGAGGATAAGCCTAAAACCAATACGAAGGAATTTAAGGCGCTTATTGCTTCGGTAAAAGAACTTGCATTACAGATTATTCAACTATCACCAAACCTTCCAAGTGAGGCTGGTATTGCGATTAAGAATATTGAGAGTCCGACTTTCTTAGTGAATTTTATTGCTTCGAATCTTTCTTTAGAATTAGAGGACAAGCAAGACTTACTAGAAAATAAAGACTTCGTTAAACGTGCGAAGCAACTTTTGGAGCACTTGACTACCGAGATCCAAATGCTGGAATTGAAGAATCAGATCCAGAATAAGGTTCGTGTGGATCTAGATAAACAACAACGCGATTACTTCTTAAGCCAACAATTGAAGACTATCCAAGAAGAATTGGGCGGTAGTACTCCTGATTTAGAACTGGAAGAACTAAAGAAACGAGGAAAAAACAAGAAGTGGCCGGAGGATGTTGCCAAGCATTTTGCAAAGGAATTGGAAAAGCTTGCGCGTATTAATCCTGCAGCAGCAGATTACTCTGTGCAGTTGAACTATCTGGAATTATTACTTGACCTTCCATGGGCAGAATACACAAAAGATAACTTTGACTTAAAGCGCGCAGAAAGAATATTAGACAAAGATCACTACGGTTTAGAGAAGGTAAAACAGCGTATCATTGAGTACTTAGCGGTTTTAAAGCTAAAGAACGATATGAAGGCTCCTATTCTATGCCTTGTAGGGCCTCCGGGGGTTGGTAAGACATCCTTAGGAAAGTCTATCGCAAGAGCCTTAGGAAGAAAATACACGCGTATGGCATTGGGTGGTGTGAGGGATGAAGCGGAGATTCGCGGACACCGTAAAACCTATATTGGTGCTATGCCGGGGCGCATTATTCAGTCTTTGAAAAAGGCCGGTGCGTCCAATCCGGTATTTGTGTTGGACGAAATCGATAAGATTGGTTCCGACTTCAAAGGCGATCCTTCATCAGCATTATTGGAGGTCTTAGATCCAGAACAAAACACCAACTTCTATGATCACTATGTGGAGATGGAGTACGATTTATCGAAGGTGATGTTTATCGCTACAGCGAACTCGCTGAACGGTATACAGCCGGCTTTATTAGACCGTATGGAGATTATTGAAGTCAATGGATATACGATTGAGGAAAAGATTGAAATTGCTAAGAAGCACTTATTGCCGAAGCAGCGCGAAATGCACGGTATACAAGCTAAAGACATCAACTTAAAACCGAAGATGATTGAGAAGATCATCGAAGAATATACGAGAGAGTCTGGCGTACGTGGACTAGAGAAGAAAATCGGATCCATCGTTCGTGGTGTTGCGACGCGCATTGTGATGGAAAAAGAATACAATCCGATTCTTTCGGCTTCTGATATCGAAGAGATCTTAGGCGCTCCTATCTTTGATAAGGACCTCTATGAGAATAACGATATCGCAGGTGTGGTTACGGGTCTAGCATGGACTTCTGTTGGTGGTGATATCCTATTCATCGAGTCGAGCTTAAGTCCTGGAAAAGGTAAGTTAAGCCTTACAGGTAACTTAGGTGATGTGATGAAAGAATCTGCAGCGATTGCGATGGCGTATTTGCGCTCGCATGCGGAAGAATTCGGTATTGACTATGCGGTATTCGACCAATGGGATGTCAATATCCACGTTCCGGCAGGTGCTACCCCAAAAGATGGCCCTTCTGCAGGTATTACCATGCTAACAGCCTTAGCATCCCTGTTTACCCAACGCAAAGTGAAAGAAAAACTAGCGATGACTGGCGAGATTACGCTACGTGGCAAGGTACTTCCGGTAGGTGGAATCAAAGAAAAGATCCTGGCTGCCAAACGTGCGAACATCAAGGAAATCATCCTTTGCAAGAGCAATCAAAAAGATATACAGGAGATCAAAGAAGACTACGTAAAAGACTTGAAATTCCATTATGTAACCGACATGAAGGAAGTCGTTAAACTAGCCTTGTTAGATACTAAAGTCAAGAACGCGAAGAAGCTATTGCGCGAAGAAGCAAAATAAGCTTGTCAGCATAAAATCAAAAGTGAAAGCCATTCGTTTAATCGGATGGCTTTTTCTTTTTATACTGGATAACAAGGCGTATTTTTGCGGTAATGAGAGCAGCAACTGTTACAAAGCAAATCGTTCGAAAACTAGTAACATCCCCATTATTAATTTATGTCATCCGGTGTCTACTTGGATTCTCCATTGGCTATTTATTGTATAATCGCTATCGTGAATTTGAGATCTTTTGGGCACTGCTCTCAATTATTCTGGTCATCTCGCCTGAAGAAAAAGACTCCAAAAGACTTTCCATCGAACGGTTCAAATCCAATTTCATAGGCTCCAGCGTAGCCATGATCTGCGTTTGGATACTTCCCGAATCCGTGTACTCTATCGGCGCAGGGATTGTCCTAACCATTATCTGCTGCCGGGTATTCAATATTATGAATATGGCGCGCGTTGCGATTGTTGCATTGCTCATCATCATGATTGAACCGCATCATACGCAAATCGCCTACACGCCTATCTATCGTGCCGTTTCTACCGGGGTCGGATGTATCATTGGTCTTGCTATCGTTATTATCACCTCAGGCATAAAGCATTACCTTATGGAGAAGTACTTAGACGATTGGACTGCTCCTAATTCGGGAAATTAGCGTATTTTTGCGATAATGATTGAACTTTATACCGACGGTGCTTCAAGTGGAAATCCTGGTCCTGGTGGCTATGGAACCATCTTACGAACGATCTATACAGGGTCAAATCCTGAATATCAAGGCAAGCTTATTGAGAAAGAGTTCTCGGGAGGCTTTCGCAAGACCACGAATAACCGCATGGAATTACTCGCTGTGATCATTGGTTTAGAAGCTTTGAAAAGCATCAATCAGCAGGTCACTATCTTTTCCGACTCCAAATATGTCATCGATGCAATCGATAAGAAATGGGTTTACGGCTGGATTCAAAAAGGATTTCAGGGTAAAAAGAATAAGGATCTATGGATGCGATTAATGTCTTTATACAAACTCCATAAAGTGAAGTTGGTATGGGTCAAAGGCCATGCTGGGCATCCCCTGAACGAGCGCTGCGATCAACTAGCGGTAAAAGCATCGAAAGACAAAGCCAACTGGAAGATTGACTCCGTATTTGAAGTGGAGATGCAAAAAGGAATGGACATCTAAAGCTTAGCTGTCCATCAAGTCCTGAAAAGCATTAGCTAGGTTGTTGATGATATCCGAAGCGATAAGACTCGCCTCTCCTGTATCCCTCGACGCAATATCTCCAGCGAGACCATGCAGATACATCCCCAATATTGCGGCGTCTTTTGCCGACATCTCCTGCGCACGAAGACTGGTTAAAATCCCTGTCAACACATCGCCGCTCCCACCGGTCGCCATACCTGGGTTCCCCGTAGAATTGAAATATAAGCTTCCATCCGGACAGACCAATACCGAATTCGCACCTTTAATAATCAGAAACACTTGATGCTCGGAAGCAAATATTTTCGCCTTCGAAAGCTTCTCGTAATCATTATCCCACGTACCGATCAAACGACTCAGCTCCTTCGGGTGTGGAGATAAAATAGTCTCCGCAGGCAAGGCCTGCAATAGGCTTTCTTGCTGTGCCAGAATATTCAAGGCATCAGCATCTAAGACCAGCCGAGCGTCCTCTGGCAATGACTGCAGATAGATGGCAAAACCTCGAACTGTTAGCTCATCCGTCCCCATCCCTACACCCATTCCGATAGCGGTAAGATCAGTCGGGAAATTGAAATCGCGTAAGGATAGTTCAGCGGCATCGGCAAAGACCATTGCTTCGGGAAAGGCAGTTTGTACTATGCTCGTTCCGCAATTCGGAATCCCAACGGATACCAATCCACAGCCAGTTCTTAGTGCTGCTTTGGAAGCCAACAGCATCGCTCCCATCTTTCCATAGCTCCCGCCAATCAATAGTGCATGACCAAAGGTGCCTTTATGGCTAAATTTAGAGCGAATAGGCACAAGCGATTTGGCAGATTTTGCCGTCAAATAATGCATGTTCGTTTCCTGCCCTTCCATAGCCTCAGTATCCAACCCAATATCCAGAATGCTAAACGATTTCACGAATTCTCCATATTCCGGAAGCAATAGATTTAGCTTCGGAACCTGAAAGGTATATACCCTATCCGCCCTTATGATGGGGCTATCCACAGTAATATGCGTCTCGCAAGACAAGCCAGACGGCATATCTACCGAAATGCGAACGGCCCTTGCAGCGTTGATCTGATCAATGATCCCTCGCCATTCCGAACTTAAAGCCCTGTTGAGTCCATAACCAAACAAACAATCCAGGATAATAGCATCCTTCTCGAAGGCTAGAATATCTTCCAAATTGAACATACGTATTCTTTCGTGACCTAAGTTCTCTTGGTTCTTCGCATTATCTACGGAATACTGCTCGGCATCTATCAAATAAACCTCTACGGTTGCACCTAGTGCGTCTAATAGGCCGGCGATAGCCAAACCGTCACCACCATTATTACCCTTTCCACAGAGGATATAAACACGCTTCTCGAGCAGCTCCGAAAAATCATCTAAAAGCGACGCCACAACGGTGGCCGATGCACGTTGCATCAGATCCCAAGAATTTATTGCTTGATTCGCTATGGTTTGCTCGTCGACCTGTTTTAATTGAGAAGGATTTAGAATTTTCATAGGCATGGCATTAAATAGACAAAGCCCCTAAAATTAGGGGCTTTATCATTAATTAACAACAGTTTATTTTAAATGTTTACGGAAGAATCCCATCATGGCTTTATAGAATTCTATCTGATTTTCTTCTTTATGGAATCCATGTCCTTCATCGTATTTTACCATGTAAGGCACGTCTACCCCTTTGCTGCGAAGCGCTTTCACAATCTGATCCGCCTCTGCAATCTTCACTCTAGGGTCATTGGCGCCCTGAACAACAAATAAAGGAGCTTTAATTTTATCTACATGGAATAGTGGCGATACTTCTTTCGCGATTGCTGCCTCATCCTCTTTGTCTGGGTTGTACCAAATTTGATATAACATCACTTTGTAAGGCTTCCAATATTCAGGAATAGAGTTCAACAAGGTAAAGATATTGGACACCCCTACATAGTCCACCCCTGCTTTATACAAGT from Sphingobacterium sp. BN32 harbors:
- the lon gene encoding endopeptidase La — protein: MSKFNAFNFDQTLPIINEETEFFPLLTQQDEEEMRNAEIPEVLPILPLRNTVLFPGVVIPITVGRDKSIKLIKDAYKGDRAIGVVSQKDMIVEDPTFEQLHKVGTVAHIIKILQMPDGNTTVIIQGKQRFRLLELVQSEPYMTAKVEKFPEDKPKTNTKEFKALIASVKELALQIIQLSPNLPSEAGIAIKNIESPTFLVNFIASNLSLELEDKQDLLENKDFVKRAKQLLEHLTTEIQMLELKNQIQNKVRVDLDKQQRDYFLSQQLKTIQEELGGSTPDLELEELKKRGKNKKWPEDVAKHFAKELEKLARINPAAADYSVQLNYLELLLDLPWAEYTKDNFDLKRAERILDKDHYGLEKVKQRIIEYLAVLKLKNDMKAPILCLVGPPGVGKTSLGKSIARALGRKYTRMALGGVRDEAEIRGHRKTYIGAMPGRIIQSLKKAGASNPVFVLDEIDKIGSDFKGDPSSALLEVLDPEQNTNFYDHYVEMEYDLSKVMFIATANSLNGIQPALLDRMEIIEVNGYTIEEKIEIAKKHLLPKQREMHGIQAKDINLKPKMIEKIIEEYTRESGVRGLEKKIGSIVRGVATRIVMEKEYNPILSASDIEEILGAPIFDKDLYENNDIAGVVTGLAWTSVGGDILFIESSLSPGKGKLSLTGNLGDVMKESAAIAMAYLRSHAEEFGIDYAVFDQWDVNIHVPAGATPKDGPSAGITMLTALASLFTQRKVKEKLAMTGEITLRGKVLPVGGIKEKILAAKRANIKEIILCKSNQKDIQEIKEDYVKDLKFHYVTDMKEVVKLALLDTKVKNAKKLLREEAK
- a CDS encoding aromatic acid exporter family protein — encoded protein: MRAATVTKQIVRKLVTSPLLIYVIRCLLGFSIGYLLYNRYREFEIFWALLSIILVISPEEKDSKRLSIERFKSNFIGSSVAMICVWILPESVYSIGAGIVLTIICCRVFNIMNMARVAIVALLIIMIEPHHTQIAYTPIYRAVSTGVGCIIGLAIVIITSGIKHYLMEKYLDDWTAPNSGN
- the rnhA gene encoding ribonuclease HI → MIELYTDGASSGNPGPGGYGTILRTIYTGSNPEYQGKLIEKEFSGGFRKTTNNRMELLAVIIGLEALKSINQQVTIFSDSKYVIDAIDKKWVYGWIQKGFQGKKNKDLWMRLMSLYKLHKVKLVWVKGHAGHPLNERCDQLAVKASKDKANWKIDSVFEVEMQKGMDI
- a CDS encoding NAD(P)H-hydrate dehydratase, which gives rise to MKILNPSQLKQVDEQTIANQAINSWDLMQRASATVVASLLDDFSELLEKRVYILCGKGNNGGDGLAIAGLLDALGATVEVYLIDAEQYSVDNAKNQENLGHERIRMFNLEDILAFEKDAIILDCLFGYGLNRALSSEWRGIIDQINAARAVRISVDMPSGLSCETHITVDSPIIRADRVYTFQVPKLNLLLPEYGEFVKSFSILDIGLDTEAMEGQETNMHYLTAKSAKSLVPIRSKFSHKGTFGHALLIGGSYGKMGAMLLASKAALRTGCGLVSVGIPNCGTSIVQTAFPEAMVFADAAELSLRDFNFPTDLTAIGMGVGMGTDELTVRGFAIYLQSLPEDARLVLDADALNILAQQESLLQALPAETILSPHPKELSRLIGTWDNDYEKLSKAKIFASEHQVFLIIKGANSVLVCPDGSLYFNSTGNPGMATGGSGDVLTGILTSLRAQEMSAKDAAILGMYLHGLAGDIASRDTGEASLIASDIINNLANAFQDLMDS